GATTCGGATACTGAGATTCTAAGATCTTATATTCGGATTTAAATTTAAAGATCCAGAATTTTATCTTAACATAAAATTCTTCTTCCTTCTTTATCTTGGAAGAAGGGAAAACATTCTCCGACCAATCGGAAAGATGTTCTGGATCGGAAACATATTCGAACGCTCTGATCAGGGAAACAGGAACAGTAAATGCAATCGTAGTAGTCGCCATAGAATCTATTCTTGTTTTCGAAAAAGAATTTCCGAAAGAGAGCTTTCTAAAGTCCAATCTATATTGAGAGGAAATATGGGTTTTAGACGAATAACCGGAACAAGAATCGCCGAAAAAACTTTAGAGGGAGGAGGGTTTCCTGTAAGAAGACCATTTCCCGTGCCAGGCTTTTCTTACTGGGATCCTTTTTTATTACTAGATGAAATGGGTCCTGTAATTTATGAACCGGGAAAAGCGATCGGAGCACCTGACCATCCTCACCGCGGTTTCGAAACCGTTACGTATCTTTTATCCGGAGAGATGGAACATAGAGATTCCTGGGGACACGCGGGAAAATTAAAAGAAGGCGGCATCCAATGGATGACTGCAGGAGCGGGGCTCGTACATTCCGAATTGCCTTCTGCAGATTTTCAATCCAGAGGCGGAAGAATGCACGGATTTCAGATCTGGGTAAACCTTCCTCGCGAGAAAAAACTTATTTCCCCGAGATATCAGGAAGTTGACTCCTCTGAATTGCCTACCATTGAGAAAGACGGGGCTTGGGCTCGAGTGATTGCAGGAGAACTTTGGGGAACCAAGGCAATTATTCAAACAGAGACTCCTATCGTATTCTTTCATTTGAAACTTTCTCCAGGAGCGTATGCAGAGGTTCCAGTCCCTGAGGGATACAATATTCTGGCTTATCCTTTTGTGGGTGGAGGAACAGTAATCGATCCTGAGAAAGAATGGGATCTAGAAGAAGGTGAGACCACGTATTACCAAGGGGGAGAAGGAATCATAGGCTTCCGTGCTCCTGAAAATTTTGCTTGGGAAATCTTGGTCTTAGGTGGACAGCCATTGAATGAGCCTGTGGCTCGTTATGGTCCTTTTGTGATGACCACTCCTCAAGAGATCCAACAAGCCTTCGAAGACTATTCGGACGGCAAGATGGGCACAATCTAACTGGATGACCAAACGACTCGTAGTGATTGGGGGAGGAGCCGCTGGATTCTTCGGAGCGATCCAAACCCGCATTCTATCTGAGAACAAGATAGAGGTCTCTCTCTACGAAAAGTCTCCTAATGTTCTCTCTAAGGTAAAGATTTCTGGCGGGGGAAGGTGCAACGTCACTCACTCTTGCTTTGAACCTGAGGAATTATCTAAAAGATATCCGAGAGGAGAAAAGGAATTAAGAAGAGCGTTCGAGATCTTCCAACCTAAGGATACGATCCGATTCTTCGAAACCAGGGGAGTTAAATTAAAGACGGAGTCGGACGGCAGAATGTTCCCCGTCACGGATGACTCAGAGAGCATCTTACAATGTTTGTTACAGGAAGCGAAACGATTAGGGATCAGGATTCGCACTAAGGCCCCAATCACAGGGATCTATACGAACGAAGACCCTTCTCGCAAGAAATTCAGAATCCAAACAGAAGAAGGCGAAGAAGATTTCGATTCAGTACTAGTCGCGAGCGGCTCTTCCCGAAAAGTCTGGGGTTGGCTGGAGAATATGGGACATACGATAGAATCTCCGGTGCCTTCTCTTTTTACGTTCGAAATACAGAATGATCTGTTGGATGGTTTTCAGGGCCTTTCCATATCCGACGCAGAGCTATCATTACAAAATTCTAAATTAAAACAAAGAGGTCCCGTATTATTCACTCATTGGGGATTGAGCGGGCCTGCAGTCCTAAAGCTTTCTGCCTGGGGCGCTAGATCTTTGTTCCAAACTGAATATAAGGAAAACTTAATTATAGATTGGATTCCCGATCTTTCTCGCCAGGACCTAAGGGATTTCCTTTTGAAAAAGAAGAAGGAAAATCCATCTCGTAAACCAGGAAGTTACTCCGAGTTCGATTTGCCTTCTCGATTTTGGGAAAGAGTTTGGGAGAAGGCACTCGGTTCCGACAAGAGATGGTCGGAAGTTTCTTCCAAAGAACTTCACGAAGTAGAAGAGACCTTAAAGAGAACCGTTTTAAAGATACAAGGTAAGGGAGTCTTTAAGGATGAATTCGTGACCTGCGGAGGAGTCAAACGCAAGGAAGTGGATTTCTCCAAGATGGAAAGTAAGATTGTGCCAGGATTGTATTTTGCCGGTGAGGTTTTGGATATAGACGGGATTACCGGCGGATTTAATTTTCAAAATGCCTGGACTACTTCTTATATAGCAGGCTCGTCTATTTCTAAAGAAACTAATTCCAACGTTCCGGATAAGAACTGAAACCTAAACGATTTCCGTCTGGATCCAGAAAATACTTAGTATAATCCGTTTCTTCTTTCAGAATATCCCCAAAATCTAATTCTATTTTCTTTCTTTCCTCGGGAGAAGAAGCCGAGAATACCAATGCGAACGGAGCCTTTTTGATCGGTTCCTTTTCTATCATGAGGCGAATGTTTCCTGCCAAGAACCAAGAAGATCTGAGTTCTCCGTCCTTAAAGAAATGATCCTTCTCGAAAACGAGTCCAGGGATCTTTTCGTAAAATTGTTTGAGTCTCTGCGGATCTTCGGTGGAGATCGCGATATGATGGATCATTCTATAACTATATCGGAATATTCAGGATGTCTTTTGAGATAGGTTTGAACATAAGAGCAGTTCGGAATGATCTTTTTGCCTGACTTGCGAGCCTCGCTTAAAGCCTTATCCGCTAATTGAGATGCGATTCCTTTTCCTCTGAACTCGCTAGGCACGAATGTATGATACAAGTCCCAGACATTAGCTCCGATCTCTCTGTACATAAGATGGGCCTCTCTTCCTTCTTCGATCAGAAAAAACTTTCTAGCGGAAGTATCGTGTTCGACTGAACTCATCTTTTGCCTCTTTAGATCCGACTCTCAACATTCTGGAAGAAAGAGTCGAATTTGATCCTGGTCCAACGAAAATTCATTGAGCTAAAAAAATCAAGCAAACCGAAGTTCCACCTGTGTTTTTCAGATCCAGTTCTGCCTTCAACTGGCTGCACAAAGAACGAATGATCATAAGACCTAGAGAATCGGAGGGCTCGGCTTTAGAAGAACCTACTCCGAACCATTCTTGGATAGAAGGCATTCCTACTCCGTCATCTTCTACAGTTAAATGGAGATGAGAACCTTTGATCTTCAGCTGGACCTTAATATTTCCTTTGGTCTCTCCGGGAAAAGCATGCTTTAAAGAGTTGGAGATCAGCTCGTTCACGATAAGACCGCAAGGTATTGCTCTTTCCATAGAGATTCGAACCGGATCTAGATCTGATTCGAAGCCGATCCTATTCCCCGTAGGAAAGTAAGAGGTCACTAGATGCTGGAGTAAGGACTCTAAATAATTCTTCATGTCTACGTTTGCAAATCTGTCCTGCTTATAGAGATGATCATGTATCATTGCCATGGCAGAGATCCTACTCTGTGCCTTTGTGAGTACTTCAGAGCTAGTGGATTCTCCAGAATACATGTTTTGCAGGTTTAACATTCCGGATACGATCTGTAAGTTATTCTTAACCCTATGATGGATTTCGTGAAGAAGAACTTCCTTTTCTCTCAGATTCTCTTCGAGAGTCCTCTCGATCTCTATTCTACGGGCAACCTCGTTTTCCAGAATTCGTTTAGATCTATATATATGAGATTTTCTTAATCTAAGGTTAGAAAGGTATTCGTTCCTTCTCTCTATGCTCGTTTGCAATCCTCTCATTAGGATAGTAAGAGGCACACAAACTATGGTATTCGCTATGAGAAAATTCAGGCCAACCACATACATTCTTTCGGGAGCCATGTACCAAGGAAGAGAAAAGTAATACGGAGCCTGGGCCACTAAATAGACTACGATCGCATTTGCTAAGAGACCGAGTAGAGAAGGGACGAGCCCGAAAAGAACTCCCGCGAGTACCGGAAAAGGAAAAAGCCAAAGCATTCCACCTCCTTCCGGGCCTAAGGCGATCAGCAAGGCTGTGCCCAGGAGAAAATTCAAAAAGAGTATCAACGCTGCCTTTATTCCGAAGGAGATTCTTTTTCCGATCACTAGAATATAAATTAGGATGAGAGCGAATGTGTCGATCCAGAGGATCTCGGTTTTACCTTCTTTCCAGGCTAAGTAAACGCTAGGAATATAGGCTAATGTTCCGAGTAAAGAGATACTAAAGATTAAGGAGGTAAGTATCAGTTCTCTCCAAAAGGAAAGTCCTGAGGATACGGATAGCTTGGGAATAGAGTATTCTTTGATCAATTTGAAAATCCGATTCAGCAAGCCGGATTTTTTTTCATCTTCCATGATTGCTAGTAATAGACTCTTCGAATCCGAAAAAAATATGATACTCCATCTCTTTGAAAAAAATGTTTCGATTTCTTTTTCTTTCTCTTTTTATTCCCAATTATGTAATATAGTTTCGGATAACGGAGGATTTTAACCTGAAAGAAAAAGGACACTAAACCCTTTAGATTAGTCTTTTTTGTTTTGTTCGGACAAAGATAAGTTTTTGGAAATAAATTTCGTCACTGATTCGGCGAAGAAAAGCAAAATGCAAGGATCCAAGAACCTAAAAAAAAGAGGCCTGTGGGCCTCTCAAATGGGTAGTTAGGTATGCAGTAATTCGTTATTTATTTGCGATCACTCCGTCCAAGGAAGCCTTTCCTCCTCCTTTGATTACGAGCACGAGTGAGATTGCGGCTGCGAGTATATGATATTCGAAACCTTCCCCTTGTTGTCCGCCCGCCCAATTCATAAAGAATCCGTTCGCAAAGTGAGTTACACCTGCTACGATCATTATGACTCCGATCCCCGCTGCTGCGACTCTGGTCAGTAGACCGGTTAGCAATCCTAGAGGTCCTAAAAACTCTGCTACGAATAACAAGAGTACCAGCACTCCTGGAAAGCCTGCGTTAGTTAAGAATGCATAGGTTTCGGAGAAGCCATAGCCTCCGAACGAACCCAATACTTTCTGAGCTCCATGAGGAAAGATGACCACTGCCAAAACTATTCTAAGTATGAGCGAGGTGAGGTCCGAGTCTGTTTTAAGAAGTCTTTGAATCATAATATTTCTCCTGAAATGATTTCATCATATATAGTCTATTCATTAATAGTTTATTGTTAAAGTAATGGGCCGATGAGTCCGAAAAACAATGGTCATTCCTCCTATGCAGTTTAAGTCGAGAGCCCTACGGTCTTGCAGATCTGTCCGAGCTGTTTTAACTCATCGTCACTGAGAGAAGACATCTTGTCCTTCAGTTGATCCACATAATTTGGAAAAGTCTTGCCGATTAGTTCCTTGCCCGAGGGTGTAAGGTTGATAATAAAATAACGTCTATCTTCTTCGCTTCTGACTCGAATGACCAAGGATCTCTTTTCAAGGTTGTCTACGATTTGAGTGATATTGCCTTCGCAGGAAAAGATCTTTTGGCCAATTTCTTTTTGGCACATCGGACCCAAGTGATAAAGAGTCTCCAAGCATCCGAATTGGCCGCTGGTAAGTCCGTGTTGGCTCAGGAATTTTTCTTCCATAGCCTTGATTGAATCTGCACATCGACTCAATTTAATATAGGCATCTAGTACCTTTATCTCTCTCGCCTTTCCTTTGAAATGAGTGGCCATAAATACTTTAAGATTGAACTATTACTATATAGACTGACTAAGTTCGAAAAAGTCAACAAAAAAGTAGGAATTCTTAGAAGGCCGCTTTTTCGAACCTAGGAAAGTCTTTTGCATTCTTCTCTTTGGGAAACTAAATATCCTCAGGCTCCCGTAGGATCCCAACAGGTGCGGAAGTTTTCGTTCCAAGTCTCTATTTCGTTCAGATCTTCCTGAGAAAGTTTGAAATCAAAAACTTGTGAATTTTCTAAGATCCTTTCCTTGCGCACCGATTTAGGAATGACTACCATTCCCTTATCAATGGCCCAACGAATCAATATTTGCGCCGGAGTCTTTCCGTATTTCTTTGCAATATCGAGCAATTTTGCATCGGAGACTCGTTGTCCATGTGCGAGAGGACTGTAAGCTTCCAAGACTATATTATTCTTTTTGCAAGTATTTAGGAGTTCGTTCTGGTTTAAGAAGGGATGATATTCCACCTGATTGACTGTAGGAGTGATCTCAGCGTATTCGAATAATTCCTGAAGATGTGGAATCATATAATTGCTGACGCCGATCGCCCTGGCTAATCCTTCTTTATAGAATTTCTCCAATTCCTTCCAGGCTTGTTTTCTTGTACTCCCTACAGGGAAATGGATCAAATAGAGATCCACACGATCTAATCCTAAAGACTTGAGTGATTCTTCGATCGCTTTGCGTGGATTTTTTTGGTCTCCATTCCAAAGCTTGGTGGTGATAAACAATTCATCTCTTGGAATACCGCTTTCTCGGATCGCTCTTCCTACGTCGGATTCATTTCCATAGATTTTGGCAGTATCTATATGTCTATATCCGGCTTCTAGGGCCCAGTTTACCGCCTCTACACATTCGTTTCCGGATTTCGTCTTCCAAACGCCCAATCCGAATACAGGCATTTCCACTCCGTTGTTTAAACGGATCGATTGATTGAGAATAGAACTTTGCATACCAGACTTAGACGGTCCAAGAGGTTTTTAGTTTATAGAAAGACAGGTTTTCATTCGTTTTCATTTCGTATCAGATTCTTTCTTGCAATTTGGATCGAATGGGATTCTTTGTTCGTCATGCAATTAAGCACCGCTATTTCTGATTTAGTATTGGCAGTCTCCGCTACTTGGGCGGGATTGAGAGCTCTGTCTTCGGCAAAAGGAAGTCTTCCTAAGAGAGGAGGAGCCTGGGGTCTATTCGCAGTTGCTGCTGGGGCCTATCTAGGAGTGATCTTTTTTCTAGGTGGAGATTGGATCACTGGTATCTATAGGCTCGTGGTTCAATTTGCCGGAACAGTAGGAATTCCTTGGATAGGGATCGCATTCTTCTATCTAGGTTTCGGTAAGATTCCTCCTCGAAACTGGTACGTATTAAGCGCGGGCTTACTCGTTCTTTTTATTTTAGATTCTCTTTATGCGTTAGGACCATATTCCACTGCGATCGGAGCGATCTCTTTTGTTACTGTGATCATAGTCTGTATCCAAAAATACAAAGGCTCACATAAGACTGCAGCTCTCTACGGGATTGCAGGTGCATTGCTATTTATTTTAGCAGGTCTTGTGATCGGAACAGTCGGACATATCTCCGGGATCCCGAGAGTGGATGTATTCCATTATGTTTTGGCGGTTGCGGTTTATTGTTTAGGATATTCCCAAAGAAAGCTGGGTTAATCTTTTGATGCGGGGAAGGGGCCTTCCCCGAAATACTATAATAAGTTTAAGCAGGGATCTGTTCTGAGACCTGAGTGACCCAGGAAGCATAATAGTTGGATAGGGTCCTCAGGAACATAAGATCCATCTCATTTTCCGTTCCAATAGCGCGTAACGCGTTTGCGTATTGGGTTCTGAAATCGGTAAGAGTGGCAGTCTGTTGGATATGCACTCTCATTGCCTGAGCTTGCTCCGGCCCGAAGCCGTATTCTGTGGACCACTTATCGATCAAATTTCCGCAGTTGTATTTTCTGGAAAGAAGGATCTGAGCCAGAATATTTCTGAACATATTCTCGATGGATACGATCGTAATTTCTTTATGAGCGATCGAGATCTCTGTAATGATCTCATCCTTTTTGTCGATGACTGCCTTGGAAGTTCCCATCTTATTAAAGAATTTTGATAGATCATTATACGCTTTGAAATGTTTCAGAATGATCTCTCTATCTTTTACGTCGACTGTCCGTTGGTCTTCCGGGTGGCTCATCTCTTGCAAAATGGACTCAATCACCTGGAACATGATATCAAAAGTGAACTGAGTGGACTTGCCTAGAAGATAACGGATCTCGCTTTGGAAGGCTGCATGGATCCCTGCAAAAAAAGGTTCTAGTTTATCTATACCAAGAACGCTGGAGGTCTTGAAAACAGAGAGCATGTCTCGAACGAATTTAGCTCTGTCTAAGATGGGAAAGAGTTCTGGATGATTGGAATGAGTGCGGATAAAAGTTTCTTTGACGACCTTGACCGATCCGCCTCTGACTTCTTCGCTACGAAATAAAACTCGATATAGAAGGACGGAAATCTCTCGGGAGGTCTTCTTATCTTTCAGAGTTTTTAAGTCGGATGCTTCGAGCATCTCGCTCGATCCTGCATGCTTGCTCTGGATTTCTCCCATAGAATTGGTTATGCCGATATTCCCGAACGTTTGTTAGGTCTATCTTGTGAAGAAAAAGTTAATTGTAAAGCAGATTTGGAAGTAGAGGAAGAAATCCATTGATTTTTCCGCTTGGCTTTCAAAAATCGATCGAATCTATGCAAAAAATTATCGGCCCCGAGAATCAAGTACGTTACGGAGTTTGGGATGGGCCGATAGAATTCAATCATCATGACTTTGCCTTGATGGACTTCTTCGGAAAAGAGATCAAGGGTCTTCGCAAAAAATTTGCGTTTCATTCTTTCAATTATCTAGGGCTGTTAATGGAAGACTGTCTAGTCGGTATTGCCGCAGTCAGTCTTGGCTATGCGTATAACGTATTCGCCTATTTGTACAAATTCGACCAAGGCAAGGTCTATGAATTTGATACTAAAGGACCAGATTTGGGAATGGCATTAAAGTTCCCTGCAAACCCAGACGAGTATGAGATCCGTTTTAAAAAGGGAAGTTCCTTCTTAAACATAAGTAAATCTCATTCTGAAGGAAAGCTTTCCTTAGAAGCGAACTTCGGAAAGAAATTGGAGATCTCCGGAGAGTTTCCATATTCTCTCTTAACTCATCAACCTTTGAGAGTCTTGAATCCTTCGGAACCAAGTAGATGGACATTTACCGAGAAGTGTTCTCCTCTCTTA
Above is a window of Leptospira semungkisensis DNA encoding:
- a CDS encoding pirin family protein, giving the protein MGFRRITGTRIAEKTLEGGGFPVRRPFPVPGFSYWDPFLLLDEMGPVIYEPGKAIGAPDHPHRGFETVTYLLSGEMEHRDSWGHAGKLKEGGIQWMTAGAGLVHSELPSADFQSRGGRMHGFQIWVNLPREKKLISPRYQEVDSSELPTIEKDGAWARVIAGELWGTKAIIQTETPIVFFHLKLSPGAYAEVPVPEGYNILAYPFVGGGTVIDPEKEWDLEEGETTYYQGGEGIIGFRAPENFAWEILVLGGQPLNEPVARYGPFVMTTPQEIQQAFEDYSDGKMGTI
- a CDS encoding NAD(P)/FAD-dependent oxidoreductase, with amino-acid sequence MTKRLVVIGGGAAGFFGAIQTRILSENKIEVSLYEKSPNVLSKVKISGGGRCNVTHSCFEPEELSKRYPRGEKELRRAFEIFQPKDTIRFFETRGVKLKTESDGRMFPVTDDSESILQCLLQEAKRLGIRIRTKAPITGIYTNEDPSRKKFRIQTEEGEEDFDSVLVASGSSRKVWGWLENMGHTIESPVPSLFTFEIQNDLLDGFQGLSISDAELSLQNSKLKQRGPVLFTHWGLSGPAVLKLSAWGARSLFQTEYKENLIIDWIPDLSRQDLRDFLLKKKKENPSRKPGSYSEFDLPSRFWERVWEKALGSDKRWSEVSSKELHEVEETLKRTVLKIQGKGVFKDEFVTCGGVKRKEVDFSKMESKIVPGLYFAGEVLDIDGITGGFNFQNAWTTSYIAGSSISKETNSNVPDKN
- a CDS encoding VOC family protein; the encoded protein is MIHHIAISTEDPQRLKQFYEKIPGLVFEKDHFFKDGELRSSWFLAGNIRLMIEKEPIKKAPFALVFSASSPEERKKIELDFGDILKEETDYTKYFLDPDGNRLGFSSYPERWN
- a CDS encoding GNAT family N-acetyltransferase encodes the protein MSSVEHDTSARKFFLIEEGREAHLMYREIGANVWDLYHTFVPSEFRGKGIASQLADKALSEARKSGKKIIPNCSYVQTYLKRHPEYSDIVIE
- a CDS encoding sensor histidine kinase yields the protein MEDEKKSGLLNRIFKLIKEYSIPKLSVSSGLSFWRELILTSLIFSISLLGTLAYIPSVYLAWKEGKTEILWIDTFALILIYILVIGKRISFGIKAALILFLNFLLGTALLIALGPEGGGMLWLFPFPVLAGVLFGLVPSLLGLLANAIVVYLVAQAPYYFSLPWYMAPERMYVVGLNFLIANTIVCVPLTILMRGLQTSIERRNEYLSNLRLRKSHIYRSKRILENEVARRIEIERTLEENLREKEVLLHEIHHRVKNNLQIVSGMLNLQNMYSGESTSSEVLTKAQSRISAMAMIHDHLYKQDRFANVDMKNYLESLLQHLVTSYFPTGNRIGFESDLDPVRISMERAIPCGLIVNELISNSLKHAFPGETKGNIKVQLKIKGSHLHLTVEDDGVGMPSIQEWFGVGSSKAEPSDSLGLMIIRSLCSQLKAELDLKNTGGTSVCLIFLAQ
- a CDS encoding DoxX family protein, whose protein sequence is MIQRLLKTDSDLTSLILRIVLAVVIFPHGAQKVLGSFGGYGFSETYAFLTNAGFPGVLVLLLFVAEFLGPLGLLTGLLTRVAAAGIGVIMIVAGVTHFANGFFMNWAGGQQGEGFEYHILAAAISLVLVIKGGGKASLDGVIANK
- a CDS encoding MarR family winged helix-turn-helix transcriptional regulator, whose protein sequence is MATHFKGKAREIKVLDAYIKLSRCADSIKAMEEKFLSQHGLTSGQFGCLETLYHLGPMCQKEIGQKIFSCEGNITQIVDNLEKRSLVIRVRSEEDRRYFIINLTPSGKELIGKTFPNYVDQLKDKMSSLSDDELKQLGQICKTVGLST
- a CDS encoding aldo/keto reductase, which codes for MQSSILNQSIRLNNGVEMPVFGLGVWKTKSGNECVEAVNWALEAGYRHIDTAKIYGNESDVGRAIRESGIPRDELFITTKLWNGDQKNPRKAIEESLKSLGLDRVDLYLIHFPVGSTRKQAWKELEKFYKEGLARAIGVSNYMIPHLQELFEYAEITPTVNQVEYHPFLNQNELLNTCKKNNIVLEAYSPLAHGQRVSDAKLLDIAKKYGKTPAQILIRWAIDKGMVVIPKSVRKERILENSQVFDFKLSQEDLNEIETWNENFRTCWDPTGA
- a CDS encoding LIC_13029 family protein; amino-acid sequence: MGEIQSKHAGSSEMLEASDLKTLKDKKTSREISVLLYRVLFRSEEVRGGSVKVVKETFIRTHSNHPELFPILDRAKFVRDMLSVFKTSSVLGIDKLEPFFAGIHAAFQSEIRYLLGKSTQFTFDIMFQVIESILQEMSHPEDQRTVDVKDREIILKHFKAYNDLSKFFNKMGTSKAVIDKKDEIITEISIAHKEITIVSIENMFRNILAQILLSRKYNCGNLIDKWSTEYGFGPEQAQAMRVHIQQTATLTDFRTQYANALRAIGTENEMDLMFLRTLSNYYASWVTQVSEQIPA
- a CDS encoding DUF2804 domain-containing protein, which encodes MQKIIGPENQVRYGVWDGPIEFNHHDFALMDFFGKEIKGLRKKFAFHSFNYLGLLMEDCLVGIAAVSLGYAYNVFAYLYKFDQGKVYEFDTKGPDLGMALKFPANPDEYEIRFKKGSSFLNISKSHSEGKLSLEANFGKKLEISGEFPYSLLTHQPLRVLNPSEPSRWTFTEKCSPLLPDRISVKYEGRELVRDPSRTTLVYDWSGGYLRRETNWYWAAFSSVLPNRTKIGANFAALVNESFFPENAYWIDSNRQRISRCIFDFSQKDPYKPWRLWDEEGRMRLEFEPKGERREKMNLIWTKLYFRQFVGKFSGSFRPENGQEVQFKDVWGFTEFHRSLW